Proteins from one Megalopta genalis isolate 19385.01 chromosome 1, iyMegGena1_principal, whole genome shotgun sequence genomic window:
- the LOC117220279 gene encoding uncharacterized protein LOC117220279 isoform X5: MMTMFGTLVQRLTSPVTSPTSPRRRFKSPSRWEVQSDPEDDPAAPVRKSRAKHLLDKRKSKSRARALNVQAEQITMCNAGWHDAAFPPLRGTKSLGRLDGMKEVQRLAEYERYLGQEARNLVENGSGSVGSGAVLQRGQLEGDLHRIQELFPGDNLRLHERDVLTTKMKSLIRKRSGGNTGRLTRVLSQKSLNVSSNSPAPKSPPRTFLLETPVQFTTGVQSQERHLFLFSDLLLIAKARSGGNFKLKQSVRMSELWLTAGHIEDVAETSKSQETSFVLGWPTTNVVATFMTAAARDLWWGRLTELVREESMKEPPDTNIQVVYHDSDASTECCKTIMVGSEMTAAACVNLATRLLDLQGPFQLWARTSADEAPYPLIGHERPFAVKLSNLRHTLSAEEGFDLEHCNKSGHDTCHFILRPVPKSPVKKNKSKITGLLRRSLSLNPSLFGVNLSRLDENGLPKPVLVMLQQLFAKGPFTQGIFRKSANVRIVRELRDQIESTGDPSCLEDAPIIAVAALLKDFLRSLPDPLLTSHLFPLWMDSLDTPNPIQTIKNILDRLPKANYTLLSHLICVLHHVARRSKHNLMCASNLGVCCGPSLLWSSNPSVNQSRAIPTLTEMLIRHCEVLFGEGVTQLLGEERSDSGAEESTDSLHSGGLSLDSLDLTEPPRKDHMSLSRDSGLTLSDCQLFIPESPVGSEDSAVNASSSSFDKSLGKEEKSASKSYIRVYGGWEERINGYTAANHHSSGVEHGFRDEKSNVGYPNPNFQRQDWLRAQLKRTPRTKLDEHEHRKERFDEKDIYGREFLRQDSMKENVENCKDIYRSSQLDVTRDLRTEYERASQQDICTERVSIHNSEQDLTVESSLSSDRYEFKKERFSEFKKVKSEVYVNRESPVSQNGSYHSGSDLYEFKKVKSEIYVNKESTRTERYESDNSIYGNRDRTSEIYGSRERNDLYSFKQAEAIDLYGDEDEEEERTWPDTPPPLPPRLRHLPPVHMNLEDRHKVAGRSRSLPPPPPYRPPPQPRASVTGRHLGYGRSVVDDESYV; this comes from the exons GTCCAGAGGCTGGCCGAATACGAGAGGTACCTGGGCCAGGAGGCGAGGAATCTGGTGGAGAACGGAAGCGGAAGCGTCGGTAGCGGCGCGGTGCTGCAGCGCGGCCAGCTCGAGGGCGATCTGCATCGCATCCAAGAACTGTTCCCCGGCGATAACCTGCGACTGCACGAGCGGGATGTCCTCACCACG AAAATGAAGAGCCTGATCCGCAAGAGGAGCGGCGGGAACACCGGAAGGCTAACGAGAGTGCTGTCGCAGAAGTCGTTGAATGTGTCCAGCAACTCGCCGGCCCCTAAATCCCCGCCAAGGACGTTCCTCCTGGAGACTCCTGTTCAGTTCACCACG GGCGTACAGTCTCAGGAGAGACACCTGTTCCTGTTCTCGGACCTGTTACTCATAGCCAAGGCCAGGAGCGGGGGCAACTTCAAGCTGAAGCAGTCCGTGAGGATGAGCGAGTTATGGCTGACCGCCGGACACATAGAGGACGTCGCCGAGACGAGCAAGTCCCAGGAAACCAGCTTCGTCCTCGGCTGGCCCACCACGAACGTCGTCGCCACCTTCAT GACCGCAGCAGCCAGGGACCTCTGGTGGGGGCGTCTGACCGAGCTGGTGCGAGAGGAGAGCATGAAGGAGCCGCCGGACACGAACATTCAAGTCGTGTACCACGACAGCGACGCGAGCACGGAATGC TGTAAGACGATAATGGTAGGATCAGAGATGACAGCGGCGGCCTGCGTGAACCTGGCCACGAGGCTGCTGGACCTCCAAGGCCCGTTCCAGCTATGGGCAAGGACATCCGCGGACGAGGCGCCCTATCCTCTGATAGGCCACGAGAGACCGTTCGCAGTCAAATTGTCGAACCTCAGACACACCCTCTCCGCGGAAGAAGGCTTCGACCTGGAGCACTGCAACAAGAGCGGCCACGACACCTGCCACTTCATCCTGAGGCCCGTGCCGAAGTCCCCGGTCAAGAAGAACAAGTCCAAGATCACCGGGCTACTTAGGAGATCGCTGTCGCTGAACCCCAGCCTGTTCGGCGTGAACCTTTCCAGGCTGGACGAGAACGGTTTACCGAAGCCGGTGCTGGTGATGCTGCAGCAGCTGTTCGCCAAGGGCCCGTTCACCCAGGGCATCTTCCGGAAGTCCGCGAACGTTAGGATCGTTCGCGAGCTGCGCGATCAGATCGAATCGACCGGAGACCCGAGTTGTCTCGAGGACGCGCCGATCATCGCGGTCGCGGCTTTGCTCAAGGACTTCCTGAGGTCCCTGCCCGACCCTCTTCTGACCTCGCACCTCTTCCCGCTGTGGATGGACAGCCTCGACACGCCAAATCCTATTCAAACGATTAAGAA TATTCTAGATAGACTGCCCAAAGCGAATTACACCCTCCTGTCGCACCTGATCTGCGTGCTGCACCACGTGGCACGGAGGTCGAAGCACAATCTGATGTGCGCCAGCAATCTGGGCGTCTGTTGCGGGCCGAGCCTGCTCTGGTCGTCTAATCCCTCGGTGAACCAGAGCAGGGCGATACCCACTCTGACGGAGATGCTGATTCGACACTGCGAGGTTTTGTTCGGCGAGGGAGTCACGCAGCTCCTTGGGGAGGAACGCAGTGACAGCGGAGCCGAGGAGAGCACCGACAGCCTTCACT CAGGTGGGCTTTCCCTGGACAGCCTGGACCTGACGGAACCGCCGCGAAAGGACCATATGTCCCTGTCACGGGACTCGGGCCTGACCCTGTCGGACTGTCAGCTGTTCATTCCAGAGTCGCCGGTGGGCAGCGAGGACTCGGCGGTGAACGCGTCCTCGTCGAGCTTCGACAAGTCCCTGGGGAAGGAGGAGAAGTCCGCGAGCAAGTCGTACATCCGCGTGTACGGCGGCTGGGAGGAGAGGATAAACGGTTACACGGCGGCCAATCATCACTCGAGCGGCGTGGAGCACGGTTTCAGGGACGAGAAGAGCAACGTCGGCTATCCGAATCCGAACTTCCAAAGGCAGGACTGGCTGAGGGCCCAGCTGAAGAGGACCCCGAGAACGAAGCTGGACGAGCACGAGCATCGAAAAGAGAGATTCGATGAGAAAGATATCTACGGCAGGGAGTTCCTCAGACAAGACTCGATGAAGGAGAACGTGGAGAACTGCAAGGACATTTATCGGAGCTCGCAGCTGGACGTAACCCGTGACCTTAGGACGGAGTACGAAAGGGCTTCTCAGCAGGACATCTGCACGGAGCGAGTCTCCATTCACAATTCGGAGCAAGACCTCACTGTAGAGTCCTCGCTGTCCAGCGACCGGTACGAGTTCAAGAAGGAGCGATTCAGCGAGTTCAAAAAGGTCAAGTCCGAAGTATACGTGAACCGAGAGTCGCCGGTCTCGCAGAACGGCAGCTACCATTCGGGCAGCGATTTGTACGAGTTCAAGAAAGTCAAGAGCGAGATCTACGTGAACAAGGAGAGCACCAGGACCGAGAGATACGAGTCCGACAACAGCATCTATGGGAACAGGGACAGGACCAGCGAGATCTACGGCTCGAGGGAGAGAAACGATCTGTACTCGTTCAAGCAAGCGGAGGCGATCGATCTGTACGgcgacgaggacgaggaggaggagaggaCGTGGCCCGACACGCCGCCGCCGTTGCCGCCGAGACTGAGGCATCTGCCGCCGGTGCACATGAATCTGGAGGACAGACACAAAGTGGCCGGAAGGTCAAGGTCTCTGCCGCCTCCGCCTCCCTACCGACCGCCCCCGCAGCCACGCGCCTCGGTCACAGGGAGACACTTGGGCTACGGGAGATCAGTCGTCGACGATGAAAGTTACGTTTGA
- the LOC117220279 gene encoding uncharacterized protein LOC117220279 isoform X6, translating into MCLGETADLFRVVGTILGLHRKCRRRQIKVKGCSAAEVQRLAEYERYLGQEARNLVENGSGSVGSGAVLQRGQLEGDLHRIQELFPGDNLRLHERDVLTTKMKSLIRKRSGGNTGRLTRVLSQKSLNVSSNSPAPKSPPRTFLLETPVQFTTGVQSQERHLFLFSDLLLIAKARSGGNFKLKQSVRMSELWLTAGHIEDVAETSKSQETSFVLGWPTTNVVATFMTAAARDLWWGRLTELVREESMKEPPDTNIQVVYHDSDASTECCKTIMVGSEMTAAACVNLATRLLDLQGPFQLWARTSADEAPYPLIGHERPFAVKLSNLRHTLSAEEGFDLEHCNKSGHDTCHFILRPVPKSPVKKNKSKITGLLRRSLSLNPSLFGVNLSRLDENGLPKPVLVMLQQLFAKGPFTQGIFRKSANVRIVRELRDQIESTGDPSCLEDAPIIAVAALLKDFLRSLPDPLLTSHLFPLWMDSLDTPNPIQTIKNILDRLPKANYTLLSHLICVLHHVARRSKHNLMCASNLGVCCGPSLLWSSNPSVNQSRAIPTLTEMLIRHCEVLFGEGVTQLLGEERSDSGAEESTDSLHSGGLSLDSLDLTEPPRKDHMSLSRDSGLTLSDCQLFIPESPVGSEDSAVNASSSSFDKSLGKEEKSASKSYIRVYGGWEERINGYTAANHHSSGVEHGFRDEKSNVGYPNPNFQRQDWLRAQLKRTPRTKLDEHEHRKERFDEKDIYGREFLRQDSMKENVENCKDIYRSSQLDVTRDLRTEYERASQQDICTERVSIHNSEQDLTVESSLSSDRYEFKKERFSEFKKVKSEVYVNRESPVSQNGSYHSGSDLYEFKKVKSEIYVNKESTRTERYESDNSIYGNRDRTSEIYGSRERNDLYSFKQAEAIDLYGDEDEEEERTWPDTPPPLPPRLRHLPPVHMNLEDRHKVAGRSRSLPPPPPYRPPPQPRASVTGRHLGYGRSVVDDESYV; encoded by the exons GTCCAGAGGCTGGCCGAATACGAGAGGTACCTGGGCCAGGAGGCGAGGAATCTGGTGGAGAACGGAAGCGGAAGCGTCGGTAGCGGCGCGGTGCTGCAGCGCGGCCAGCTCGAGGGCGATCTGCATCGCATCCAAGAACTGTTCCCCGGCGATAACCTGCGACTGCACGAGCGGGATGTCCTCACCACG AAAATGAAGAGCCTGATCCGCAAGAGGAGCGGCGGGAACACCGGAAGGCTAACGAGAGTGCTGTCGCAGAAGTCGTTGAATGTGTCCAGCAACTCGCCGGCCCCTAAATCCCCGCCAAGGACGTTCCTCCTGGAGACTCCTGTTCAGTTCACCACG GGCGTACAGTCTCAGGAGAGACACCTGTTCCTGTTCTCGGACCTGTTACTCATAGCCAAGGCCAGGAGCGGGGGCAACTTCAAGCTGAAGCAGTCCGTGAGGATGAGCGAGTTATGGCTGACCGCCGGACACATAGAGGACGTCGCCGAGACGAGCAAGTCCCAGGAAACCAGCTTCGTCCTCGGCTGGCCCACCACGAACGTCGTCGCCACCTTCAT GACCGCAGCAGCCAGGGACCTCTGGTGGGGGCGTCTGACCGAGCTGGTGCGAGAGGAGAGCATGAAGGAGCCGCCGGACACGAACATTCAAGTCGTGTACCACGACAGCGACGCGAGCACGGAATGC TGTAAGACGATAATGGTAGGATCAGAGATGACAGCGGCGGCCTGCGTGAACCTGGCCACGAGGCTGCTGGACCTCCAAGGCCCGTTCCAGCTATGGGCAAGGACATCCGCGGACGAGGCGCCCTATCCTCTGATAGGCCACGAGAGACCGTTCGCAGTCAAATTGTCGAACCTCAGACACACCCTCTCCGCGGAAGAAGGCTTCGACCTGGAGCACTGCAACAAGAGCGGCCACGACACCTGCCACTTCATCCTGAGGCCCGTGCCGAAGTCCCCGGTCAAGAAGAACAAGTCCAAGATCACCGGGCTACTTAGGAGATCGCTGTCGCTGAACCCCAGCCTGTTCGGCGTGAACCTTTCCAGGCTGGACGAGAACGGTTTACCGAAGCCGGTGCTGGTGATGCTGCAGCAGCTGTTCGCCAAGGGCCCGTTCACCCAGGGCATCTTCCGGAAGTCCGCGAACGTTAGGATCGTTCGCGAGCTGCGCGATCAGATCGAATCGACCGGAGACCCGAGTTGTCTCGAGGACGCGCCGATCATCGCGGTCGCGGCTTTGCTCAAGGACTTCCTGAGGTCCCTGCCCGACCCTCTTCTGACCTCGCACCTCTTCCCGCTGTGGATGGACAGCCTCGACACGCCAAATCCTATTCAAACGATTAAGAA TATTCTAGATAGACTGCCCAAAGCGAATTACACCCTCCTGTCGCACCTGATCTGCGTGCTGCACCACGTGGCACGGAGGTCGAAGCACAATCTGATGTGCGCCAGCAATCTGGGCGTCTGTTGCGGGCCGAGCCTGCTCTGGTCGTCTAATCCCTCGGTGAACCAGAGCAGGGCGATACCCACTCTGACGGAGATGCTGATTCGACACTGCGAGGTTTTGTTCGGCGAGGGAGTCACGCAGCTCCTTGGGGAGGAACGCAGTGACAGCGGAGCCGAGGAGAGCACCGACAGCCTTCACT CAGGTGGGCTTTCCCTGGACAGCCTGGACCTGACGGAACCGCCGCGAAAGGACCATATGTCCCTGTCACGGGACTCGGGCCTGACCCTGTCGGACTGTCAGCTGTTCATTCCAGAGTCGCCGGTGGGCAGCGAGGACTCGGCGGTGAACGCGTCCTCGTCGAGCTTCGACAAGTCCCTGGGGAAGGAGGAGAAGTCCGCGAGCAAGTCGTACATCCGCGTGTACGGCGGCTGGGAGGAGAGGATAAACGGTTACACGGCGGCCAATCATCACTCGAGCGGCGTGGAGCACGGTTTCAGGGACGAGAAGAGCAACGTCGGCTATCCGAATCCGAACTTCCAAAGGCAGGACTGGCTGAGGGCCCAGCTGAAGAGGACCCCGAGAACGAAGCTGGACGAGCACGAGCATCGAAAAGAGAGATTCGATGAGAAAGATATCTACGGCAGGGAGTTCCTCAGACAAGACTCGATGAAGGAGAACGTGGAGAACTGCAAGGACATTTATCGGAGCTCGCAGCTGGACGTAACCCGTGACCTTAGGACGGAGTACGAAAGGGCTTCTCAGCAGGACATCTGCACGGAGCGAGTCTCCATTCACAATTCGGAGCAAGACCTCACTGTAGAGTCCTCGCTGTCCAGCGACCGGTACGAGTTCAAGAAGGAGCGATTCAGCGAGTTCAAAAAGGTCAAGTCCGAAGTATACGTGAACCGAGAGTCGCCGGTCTCGCAGAACGGCAGCTACCATTCGGGCAGCGATTTGTACGAGTTCAAGAAAGTCAAGAGCGAGATCTACGTGAACAAGGAGAGCACCAGGACCGAGAGATACGAGTCCGACAACAGCATCTATGGGAACAGGGACAGGACCAGCGAGATCTACGGCTCGAGGGAGAGAAACGATCTGTACTCGTTCAAGCAAGCGGAGGCGATCGATCTGTACGgcgacgaggacgaggaggaggagaggaCGTGGCCCGACACGCCGCCGCCGTTGCCGCCGAGACTGAGGCATCTGCCGCCGGTGCACATGAATCTGGAGGACAGACACAAAGTGGCCGGAAGGTCAAGGTCTCTGCCGCCTCCGCCTCCCTACCGACCGCCCCCGCAGCCACGCGCCTCGGTCACAGGGAGACACTTGGGCTACGGGAGATCAGTCGTCGACGATGAAAGTTACGTTTGA